The following are encoded together in the Ranitomeya imitator isolate aRanImi1 chromosome 4, aRanImi1.pri, whole genome shotgun sequence genome:
- the LOC138674779 gene encoding olfactory receptor 6B9-like, with protein sequence MKNKRTMETPDVNNLTGIKEFVLLGFQGSSKLRIVLFCVLLVIFLVTIYGNLLIITLVSTSKNLHTPMYFFISQLSISDILLISDIAPNILYVLMNKGGTIAFIGCMTQIYFFSATESFECLLLTVMCYDRYVAICNPLRYSSIMTSGNCVILSISSWLLSFFASLLYIIIISRLKFCGTNVIDHLFCDLVPLQDIACSDTFPVKLQMYLLSIPLLIIPSIIFIVSYVKIIRAILQISSNISRQKAFSTCSSHLTVVSIFYTTLFSVYILPKSEQTSDINKITSLQYTVFTPLINPIIYSFRNKDIKGNLRLPKCFFKWQARL encoded by the exons ATGAAAAATAAGAGGACCATGGAAACGCCTGAT GTGAACAATCTGACTGGTATTAAAGAGTTTGTACTCTTAGGTTTTCAAGGCAGTTCAAAGCTAAGAATTGTACTCTTCTGTGTACTTCTTGTGATATTCTTGGTGACAATATATGGGAATCTCCTGATCATCACCCTGGTGTCCACCAGCAAGAACCTCCACACTCCAATGTacttcttcatctcacaactgTCCATCAGTGACATCTTACTGATTTCAGATATTGCCCCCAACATTCTCTACGTTTTAATGAATAAAGGAGGGACCATTGCTTTTATTGGTTGCATGACCCAAATTTATTTCTTTAGTGCCACAGAATCATTTGAATGCCTTCTCCTCACGGTGATGTGTTATGACAGATATGTGGCCATCTGTAATCCCCTCCGTTATTCCTCTATAATGACAAGTGGAAATTGTGTGATATTGTCCATCAGTTCTTGGTTGCTCAGTTTCTTTGCGTCACTCCTTTACATTATAATAATATCCAGGTTAAAGTTCTGTGGGACTAATGTTATTGACCATCTATTCTGTGATCTTGTTCCCTTACAAGACATTGCATGTTCGGATACTTTTCCTGTAAAACTACAAATGTATTTATTAAGTATTCCACTGTTGATTATTCCCAGCATAATATTTATTGTTAGCTACGTGAAGATTATCCGTGCCATTTTACAGATTTCATCTAATATCAGTagacagaaagccttctccacctgcagTTCCCACCTCACCGTGGTCTCCATATTTTACACAACTCTTTTCAGTGTGTATATTCTTCCAAAAAGTGAACAAACATCAGATATTAATAAAATCACATCCCTTCAATACACTGTATTTACCCCCTTGATTAATCCCATTATTTATAGTTTTAGAAATAAAGACATTAAAGGTAATCTTCGACTTCCCAAATGTTTTTTCAAATGGCAAGCACGGTTATGA